In Xylocopa sonorina isolate GNS202 chromosome 3, iyXylSono1_principal, whole genome shotgun sequence, one genomic interval encodes:
- the Tsl gene encoding membrane-attack complex domain containing protein torso-like translates to MWSRTVFFLLAWAIALLVGARNSNGSQRPRLGGAVNIFSRYGYLSISMRVVPRNDSDTWILREPMLDVFRNPTPVASRQRQQATLFDGDFHMEFCDNVRQLLQAYFRDFAFERLERPWRAFSSSWSKAAIARHLGINSSFITGDYCYVLVRVARFRDNQKLASTADTMIVDEAVLRETENITVGDTASVVRFIKHFGSHYIAAYVTGNSLYQVFVYTPQAYLRIKERLKTRGVADLSHLELGNYFSPWYAEHMGSIQSASGNRTVESWAVEHLRNQYYIFSYATLLKLHGDAMLLKQLDGLLGDEALLQLQLRILAPIIKDPQRRDWFLEVIDNYFKLWEVNM, encoded by the exons ATGTGGTCGCGCACGGTATTCTTCCTCCTGGCATGGGCGATCGCGTTGCTGGTCGGCGCACGGAACAGCAACGGGTCGCAGAGGCCGCGTCTCGGTGGCGCCGTGAACATCTTCAGCCGCTACGGCTACCTCAGCATCAGCATGAGAGTGGTCCCGAGGAACGACAGCGACACCTGGATACTGCGGGAGCCGATGTTGGACGTTTTCAGGAATCCAACACCGGTGGCGAGCAGGCAACGGCAACAGGCAACGTTGTTCGACGGCGATTTCCATATGGAGTTCTGCGACAACGTTCGCCAGCTCCTGCAGGCCTACTTCCGGGACTTCGCGTTCGAAAGGTTGGAGAGGCCGTGGCGGGCGTTCAGCAGCAGTTGGTCGAAGGCGGCCATAGCTCGCCACTTGGGCATCAACTCGTCGTTCATCACCGGCGACTATTGTTACGTGCTGGTGCGCGTCGCCAGGTTCCGTGACAATCAGAAGCTGGCTAGCACCGCGGACACCATGATTGTCGACGAGGCTGTCCTCCGGGAAACGGAGAACATCACTGTCGGCGACACTGCCAGCGTGGTGCGGTTCATTAAGCACTTTGGATCGCACTACATTGCTGCGTACGTCACGGGAAACTCTCTGTATCAG GTGTTCGTTTACACACCGCAAGCGTACTTGCGCATCAAGGAGCGGCTGAAGACACGCGGAGTTGCGGATCTATCGCACCTCGAGTTGGGCAACTACTTCTCGCCGTGGTACGCGGAGCACATGGGCTCCATACAATCGGCAAGCGGAAACCGTACCGTCGAGTCGTGGGCGGTGGAGCATCTTCGTAACCAATACTACATTTTCTCGTACGCCACCCTGTTGAAATTGCACGGCGACGCGATGCTGCTGAAGCAACTGGACGGCCTGCTGGGGGACGAGGCTCTGCTGCAGCTACAGTTGCGGATACTGGCGCCGATTATAAAGGATCCTCAGCGGCGCGATTGGTTCCTCGAAGTGATCGACAATTACTTTAAGCTATGGGAGGTGAACATGTGA